GCGTGCCGTCGTACCACTGATGCGTGGTGAGCGGCCTGCCGGTTTCAGCGGACGTATCGTAGAGAAACATGTTGCTCTCGCCCTTCGGCATGCCGTCCGGCCCCCTGAGATCTTCGGGTTTGGTTCCGGGTGCGTTCCAGGTTTTGCCGCCGTCATCCGACCGTTGAATGACCTGTCCGAACCAACTGCTGGTTTGGGAGGCGTAGAGCCGATTCGGCTCGACGGGAGATCCCGTGAGATGGTAAATCTCCCACCCGCCGAAGTGCGGACCGCTGACGTCCCAGTTCTTGCGTTTGCCGTCCGACGTGAGAATGAACGCGCCTTTCCTCGTCCCGACCAGAACCCGTACGTTGCTCATCGCTCTCTCCTTCGCATGATGAACCATTGCATCCAACCGATCTTCTCGACGCAGACGCTCGTTCGGATTTCATCCCGGCAAGCTGGAGCCGTCAGCCGAAAACTCTCCCTATCGGCGGTGTCGCTGTGCCCGTGTCCACGTTCATGCCCTCACGCGGTTGCGTCGGCAAGCTGCTCCCGGGGAGTCGTCTGTTCCAATCGGCGCGCTCCGGCCATGCACCTGTCGGCCACCGGGCGGATCTCCACGACACAGCCGTGCTCGAGTCCGGGACACTGCTTGGCGATCTCCACCGCTTCGTTCATGTCGGCGACCTGAAGGTAAAAGTAGCCGCCGGAGGTTTCCTTGGATTCGGCAAACGGGCCGTCGGTCACGACGTGTCCGTTCTTGCCGGAGACCAGCTTGCCCTCACCGTGCAACGGATGACCGCCCGCGCATTTCCCTTCTTGCACCAAGCGTTCGAACCAAGCGGCCCAATCCGACACGACCTTGTGAAGTTGCTCCGGCGCCAGCCGATTCCCCCAGTCCGTGCCGCGAAACAGCAACAGGTAATCAGTTTGTGATGTGGGCGTGCTCATAGTCCCCTCCTTTTGCATCCTGGTGTACGGTCTCGCCAGCGAATTTCGTCGATGACCTCACGTGCTATGGGAATTCATGCGCGGCGGCTACACGCAGCTTGGCTGACGCTTCGCCATCTCGGCAAAGAAGGCCTCGCCGCGCTTCTGGATTTCCTCTTGGGAGAGATCCTCTTTCCGCGCGGCCACGGACCATGTATGACCGAACGGATCCACAAACGTCCCGCACCGATCACCCCAGAACATATCCGCGACCGGCATGGCCACCGTGGCGCCGGCTGAGGTGGCGCGGCTGAAGGCCTTATCCGCGTCTTCGACGTAGAGATACAGGGAAACCGGGGTGCCTCCGAGCGTCTGCGGACTGCGGCAGCCCTTGTCTGCTTGTTCACCTCCCAACATGATGACGGAATCGCCGATCTTGAGTTCCGCATGCATGACGCTCTTTCGGTCCGGTCCTATAAATCGCAGCCGTTCTTCAGCGCCGAGGGCCCGCTTGTAAAAGTCGATCGGCTTGTCCACGTCCCGTACCGTGAGCACGGGAGTGACGGAGTGGTAGCCTGCGGGAATGGGTTTCGCCTGCGTGGCCATGACATCCTCCTTTGTCTCTTGGGACCGAAGCTACCAGCTATCAGCTCCGACCCCTACCGAGATACGCTTCACGATTCACGCTTCACGGTCCGGCAGCCCCGGGATCTCGATGACCGGCCGGACCTCCACGGTTCCTTTGCGCGCCATAGGAATCTTTGCGGCGGCGGCGATGGCATCGTCGAGATTCTTGGCCTCGATGAGGAAGTAGCCACCCAGTTGCTCGTGCGTCTCCGCGAACGGACCGTCGGTCACGAGCCGTTTGCCGTCGCGCACCCGGACGGAGGTCGCCATCGATGTCGGGTGCAAAGGGTTGGCGGCCAGATATTGGCCGTTCGAGTGAAGCTGCTGCGCAAGTTGCAAGGACTCCGCGTAACACTCCTGCCGCTCGCTTTCGCTCAACGCTTTTTCGTCGTGGTAGATCAGCAACATGTATTTCATGTGGATGGCTCCTCTAATGACTTCTCGGCAGAACAGGCGAGAAGGGTGAGACTCGCGCGACTCGTCTGGAAGTGACGTTCAACCTGTCCCGCTTTTCTCGCAAGTGCCGCTTTGTCCCACAGGATAATCGTCGTAAGCCGCCAAAATCGACACCGATCCTACTCCCGGTGCAGCTCCATGACCGGCCGCACCTCCAGGCTCCCGAACCGCGCGGATGGAAACTTCGAGGCCACCTGGATGGCCTCATTGAGGTCTTTGGCGTTGATAAGAAAGAACCCCCCAATCTGCTCTTTGGTCTCCGCAAACGGACCATCCGTCGTGAACAGCTTCCCGTTTTGGACCCGCACCGTCATAGCCGTCTGAATTGGTTCGAGCTGCTCCGCCGCAATGAGGTGACCGCTCTGCTTCAGCGCCTCGCAGTAGGCCATGGTCTCTTCCATCAGGGCGGCGCACTCGCTCGCGGACATGGAGTCCAGCTTCTTCTCTTCGTGGCAACACAGGAGCAGGTATTTCATGGCTTCGAACCTCCGATGGGGATGTGAACCGCTATTCTTGTCAGATAGTCGTTCAAGATTGCCAAAATCGACAAGGGGCTTTCCAGAAAGGCGGAGCGGGAGGAGCGGGTACACGGTAGGAGCGAAAATCATGGACAAGAATGTTTGGCTCGGCTCGGAAAAACGAGGAGTTACGCCGGCCGGCCGGCTGGCCGGCTCATCGCCGCTTCGAAAATCCTGCCGTCAGCACGGCTTCGCCGTTCTTGTAGGCGAGGCGCTCGGCGATTTCCGTCGGCAGCTCAGCCAGCCACGCACGCACCGAGCCGGCGTGCGAGCCGATCATACCCCAGCGCTCGGGAGCGAACGTATCAGTGCCCACCATGAAGCGATCGGGAAATTCAAGCAGGAGGGCCCGCCACTCTCCCGCAAGTTGACCGTTAGGGGCGACATCGTCGCGGGACGAGAGTTCCACCCAGAGGTTCCGATAACGCCGCAACATCTCGCGCACGCGCGGCGGGTTTTCGTATCCGGCATGCGCCCAGAGGATCCGCGCCTCCGGATCCTGGCGGAACACACGCTCCACCGCATCGGCATCCGAGTGGGCGTGCAGCATCAAGCCGTACTGCTTGGCGAGCCGGACGACGCCGCGCACGACCGGCAAATCCGCATCCGCGCCGCTCACATGAAACTCTCCGATGGCAACGTACCGGTATCGCTTCAGCCGCTCCTCCAGGTAGGCGAGGAGCGACTCGTCACGCAGCCAACTGGAAATTTCTCCGTTCTTCCGGTAGGGCCGAAGCTCCGGCACGATTAGATCGGGCGCCTCTGCATACAGTTTCTGCGTGCCGTCGTCGCTGGAACTGGACACGAGCGCCCGCAGCACACCGGCCTTCCGTAACCGCGCGATCGCCTCGCTCGGCGAGATTACTTCCCAAGCGTCGTGGTTATAATGGATGTGCGCATCGAACAGCGGAAGCTCGGCCGCCTGGGTGCGCATCGTCCCGCCGAACAGCACCACGAGCGCAGCAACAAAAAGAAAACCGGGCATGCTTACCCAACTCAAGAACTACCGTCCGGCCAGACAGCCCGTCGAGCTGGGTCTCTTGGGCTCCCAGCACTCCGGCTTCCAGAAGGTGAACGGCGCCGAGAACTGGCCGTGCTTCTGTGGATCGGTGTCCCGCACGTCCGCGCCCGCATTGAACTCTTTGATGTGAATGCGCCGTCGCAACTCCTCGGGCGTATTGTGGAGCGCGACCATGAGGTTGGTGAATCGTCCCGCGGTGCGGTCGTGCGGCGTCCCCGGGTTGGCGAGGAACTCATCGACCCACACGAGCAGAGAGCCGCGCGGCGGAAGGTCCACGTAACGGACCGGCTCCCAGCGGTCGCGGACCTCCGCCCGTGCATGCAGAGTCAGGTGGTAGAAGTGCGCGCCGGGGTTCCGGGCCAAATAGGGGAAGACGCTGTCCTCGTACTCCTTAACCGATGCGGCTGCGGCCATGTACACGATCCGGTTGAAGGGCATCGTTCCCGACGGGGATGTTCCGAGGTCGTGGATCAGCCGATTGAGCACGATCGTGCCCATGCTGTGGCCCACCAATGTGATGTCCCAGGCGTCGGCGCCGCCGTTCCGCGCGAGTTCCTCTTGAAGCCGGCGCATGAAGACCGAGAGCCCGCCGTCCGCCCGGATGTGCTGATAGCCCTTCTCCGCGTGTGCCCGCTTGGCGACGTCGGATTCCGTCGAGAAGTCGCCGTCGGTGTGGTACAGCATGTCCGTGCGTCGCAACATGATCTCCCAGGCGCTTTTGCCGAAGGCGTCGATGAACGGCGCGGTCAGCAGTTTGGTCGGGAGGGTGACGAACCAGGAGAATCCCGAGGCGATCATTTCGGCGGTGTCCCGCCTGTCGTCTCCCTCGGCCAAATCGATGATCCCTTCTCCTTTGACGTCATCGGCGATGCGCCTGGCGTCCGTTTCGTCCGGCGTCGTGACGAACGGAATGCTCCGGATATCATTCCAAAATTGAAACGCCCACACGACCGGTGCCCGGGCCACGCTCCGCGCCACGTCGGCGAGCAGATAGAACGGCGCGAACGGCACGCCCGCCACCCCGAGGTCCTGACCCTTCCTGATGTAGAGCAGGTGATCGAAGTAGCTGGAGAAGAGCGAGGACTGCCAGTTGATGAAGATCGGGAAATAGCCGGCCGCTTCGATGGACCGGTGGAGAGCGGCGGCCCGCTTGATGGTCCCCACTTGGGTGTTCAAGCCGCCATGGACGAAGAGCAAGAGCCGTCTCTTGCCGTCGACCGTCGGCGCGTCACGCCGCATCGCCTCGAACAGCGTCGACAGGTAGGCGTCGTACCGGTCCCGTGTCATCTCGGGATAGGCCGTGAGCCAGAAGTGCGAGCCGTTGCACGGCGCCGGCTCGTCGGCGCAGCCGATGTTCCCTGTCGGGTCCACGGGGTTCCCGCGGCCGTTGATCATCACGATGTGCTCGGTCGGCACCTGCGGGATCGATGAGCAGCCGGCGAGCACCGCCAGCCCCAAGACGATGAGGCCGCAGGCACCCAACGTGAGGCGTAACCCGTTCGCGCGCCGGCTTCTTCCCGAGTGGATGGTCATGCTCGTACCTCCCTTCACCTCCTCGCCGCCAGTCCGGCTCTCCTTTCTCTTGTCTCCGGTCTGTTTTCACGATAGCGCGGAGATTGACCCTGAGGATGCTCATGAATGTCTCCCGTGCGGTTTGCGTTCAGACGCGTCGAACAACCCAAGGCCCGCACAGGCTCCCCTATACCTTCGTCAATAAGTCGTGCGCGCCCCACCCAAGAAGCAGCAACCACACGGCCGTATAGAGCCACTGCTCCATCAGAATCTGACGCGCGTCTAGTCCCTCAAACCAAAGACACCGCCGTTGCGGTGTGGTCGATTCCGCAAGGCCCCGGCGAACGGCCCGCTTCGCACCCTCGCGCCGCGCCCGATTGCTCTCTCGCTTGGCGTCTGCCTTCCGGCCCCAATAGGCGCCGCGGCCCTTTCTCGATCCGGCGTGTTCAGTCTTTCGCGCGTTTCCGGCCATGGATTCATTTCTCTGTGCGTCTGTCTGACGCCTGGCTCCACTTCTGGAGCCTTGCCCAGGGAACTGGAAGTCCCGGAAACGAATGTCGCGCCACGGTCAGTGCAGCGTGTGGTTAAGCCGGCTCATTCACCGACGGAACGCTCAAGATCGAGTAAGTACTGCTTTCGCCGCAGACCGCCCCCGTAGCCGCCAAGCTCGCCATCCTTGTTGACCACGCGGTGGCACGGGATCAGGATGGCGATGCGGTTGAGCCCGTTCGCACGGCCCACCGCCCGTATCGCTTTCGGCTCCCCGATTGCGACGGCGATCTGCTCATACGAGCGCGTCTCCCCATAGGGGATGGCGAGGAGTTGCTCCCACACGCGCCGCTGGAACGCCGTGCCGGGATAGACCAACGGAACCGAAAACGCCTGCAAGGAGCGAGCGAAGTACCGCGCGAGTTCGTCTCGCAGCGTGTCCAGGTGTTGGTTGGATCCGGGAACAACCGGCGCATCGAACAGCTTTCGTAGCGCCGCCAACTCTGCTTCCAACATCCGCCGGTCAGTGAACTCCAGCAGACAGATCCCTTCGTCCGTCGCCCCGGCCACGAGGGGGCCGAGGGGACTGCGCAACCAAGACAGAAACACGCACTTCCCGTTCCGGTACCGTCCCGGAGGATGGCCGAAGGTCCGGGTGAACGCATCGCGGAAGCCGCTGTGGGACTCGTACCCGCTCTCGAACACGGCGGTATCCAGTACCCCATGTTCTCGGATCCGGTTTAAGGTCCCCGACAGCCGCCTGGTTCGGGTGAACGCCTGGAAGGTCATGCCATACCGACGGAGGAAGTAGCGCCGAACCGTGCCCGGGTCGATCCCCCGCGCCCTCAAGTCGCGGTCCGTGATCCGGGACCAAGGGTCCCGCTCCACGTCACTCAGCAGGGCGGCGGCCCATGGTGGTTGATCATCCGGCTCCAGCGGTCGGCACCGCTTGCACGGGCGGTACCCGGCCACGAGGGCGGCTCGGGCGGTCGGGAAATACTCGACGTGCCTCGGCAGCGGCTTCCGCGCCGGACACGTCGGTCGGCAAAAGATCCCGGTCGTGCGAACGCCGAGGAAGAACAGGCCGTCGTAGGAGGCGTCCCGTTCGAGGTACGCCCGTGCCATTTCAGTGATCGGTAGCAGAGTGTCCATGGCAAGAGTCTACTCGGCTGGTCCGATCCCGTTCCACCGGGTTTCAGGCGTGGATGTCGAGAACTTGCCGGCGACCTCCGCAGCAGAACGACGAGTGTCAGGCGCGGCGCTTTCCTCCTTCTCGGTTTCGGTACGCCATGCCCCCAGGGCCTTCATGAGGGGCAGCGTCGTGATTTCAAGGTAACGGACGGGTCGGGCTGCATTCGCATTGACGTGCTGATGCCAGGCGAAGTGTGAGGCCATCGGAAGGCGGTGTCGTTCCTGCCAGCCGGCGCACGTCATCGGAGTGCGAGCGCGATCGCGCCCGCGACGACGAGGCCGGCGCCGCTCAAGGCTCGGCCCACGCGCGTGCCGAGGACGGTCGTCTTCTCGAGCAGGACGAAGACGGCCAGCGCGGCCACCCACGCGACGTTCATCACCCCCCCGGCGAACAAGAGGCCCATCAGCGCCCAGCAGCAGCCGACGCAGTAGGCGCCGTGGAACAGC
Above is a window of Nitrospirota bacterium DNA encoding:
- a CDS encoding YciI family protein; protein product: MSTPTSQTDYLLLFRGTDWGNRLAPEQLHKVVSDWAAWFERLVQEGKCAGGHPLHGEGKLVSGKNGHVVTDGPFAESKETSGGYFYLQVADMNEAVEIAKQCPGLEHGCVVEIRPVADRCMAGARRLEQTTPREQLADATA
- a CDS encoding VOC family protein; the protein is MATQAKPIPAGYHSVTPVLTVRDVDKPIDFYKRALGAEERLRFIGPDRKSVMHAELKIGDSVIMLGGEQADKGCRSPQTLGGTPVSLYLYVEDADKAFSRATSAGATVAMPVADMFWGDRCGTFVDPFGHTWSVAARKEDLSQEEIQKRGEAFFAEMAKRQPSCV
- a CDS encoding YciI family protein, giving the protein MKYMLLIYHDEKALSESERQECYAESLQLAQQLHSNGQYLAANPLHPTSMATSVRVRDGKRLVTDGPFAETHEQLGGYFLIEAKNLDDAIAAAAKIPMARKGTVEVRPVIEIPGLPDREA
- a CDS encoding YciI family protein, with translation MKYLLLCCHEEKKLDSMSASECAALMEETMAYCEALKQSGHLIAAEQLEPIQTAMTVRVQNGKLFTTDGPFAETKEQIGGFFLINAKDLNEAIQVASKFPSARFGSLEVRPVMELHRE
- a CDS encoding amidohydrolase family protein encodes the protein MPGFLFVAALVVLFGGTMRTQAAELPLFDAHIHYNHDAWEVISPSEAIARLRKAGVLRALVSSSSDDGTQKLYAEAPDLIVPELRPYRKNGEISSWLRDESLLAYLEERLKRYRYVAIGEFHVSGADADLPVVRGVVRLAKQYGLMLHAHSDADAVERVFRQDPEARILWAHAGYENPPRVREMLRRYRNLWVELSSRDDVAPNGQLAGEWRALLLEFPDRFMVGTDTFAPERWGMIGSHAGSVRAWLAELPTEIAERLAYKNGEAVLTAGFSKRR
- a CDS encoding methylated-DNA--[protein]-cysteine S-methyltransferase produces the protein MDTLLPITEMARAYLERDASYDGLFFLGVRTTGIFCRPTCPARKPLPRHVEYFPTARAALVAGYRPCKRCRPLEPDDQPPWAAALLSDVERDPWSRITDRDLRARGIDPGTVRRYFLRRYGMTFQAFTRTRRLSGTLNRIREHGVLDTAVFESGYESHSGFRDAFTRTFGHPPGRYRNGKCVFLSWLRSPLGPLVAGATDEGICLLEFTDRRMLEAELAALRKLFDAPVVPGSNQHLDTLRDELARYFARSLQAFSVPLVYPGTAFQRRVWEQLLAIPYGETRSYEQIAVAIGEPKAIRAVGRANGLNRIAILIPCHRVVNKDGELGGYGGGLRRKQYLLDLERSVGE